One Helianthus annuus cultivar XRQ/B chromosome 12, HanXRQr2.0-SUNRISE, whole genome shotgun sequence genomic region harbors:
- the LOC110893091 gene encoding uncharacterized protein LOC110893091, with translation MNTEWEEEEDGPTYKAESTVFSRLPPEHEAYKPTKRAGYNPKAEHDYTLSYRPEDMAENSKFIPEIACATIDKTKLPHNVGKYNGLTDPDDHLQVFKGAGATGEWNLPTWCHLFAQTFVGAARIWFDNLPAGKIKSWVDFREKFLAHFSQQRRQARDPGDCLNIWRKDYESVEDFITRYNKECLEIGDIPEKMMRAHFMRAVKCDDLVKRIKGRDGGPKDWETFIEAAKTIAQTDRQLTGDDHHTGHLTDDCFSLKQEIERALRDGKLGHLVKGGKRDYRQIQRRDEGPDNKKLRKLETHMVQGGPRRPRKNFNKRAQDDSWREKQVVFPVVRGGPREKRPIVIPGVIGHYQTDYIFIDPGSTADIIYEQCFNQFDQEDKARLEPVDYPLTGFCNEAVFPLGQISFPVLLSDGRNSRTEEVTFMVLPAHSRHDILLGRESQGDFSMICSAPHSAIGFPTETGIALIYASKEVLATDEIRPAKTSKPAPRKEAEKWVLNSAYPEQTVTLGPAMSDLTPEHRLNVSEDAKPVVHTKRHLGDIKHDAMKEQVLELLNAGIIREVRYQTWVASPVMVKKPNGSWRMCVDYKDLNKACPRDCYALPDIDEKIDSLATFRWKCFLDCYKGYHQVQMAVQDETKTAFRTPTGLYCYTKMSFGLKNAGATYQWLMNETFSDAIGKYIEVYMDDLVIMSKEESAMLANIQKTFNTLRSVNIKLNPAKCSFGMEEGKFLGFIVTKDGFKVNPEKVQAIERMPSPANVKDMQKLAGRLAALNRFLANHAAKSFPFIKTLRNCMKKNQFQWTPEAENAFREMKDCLIKLPTLTAPNKGEPLVLYLSTSDRAVGAVLLVDRQGVQTPVYYVSRTLTDPETRYAIMEKLVLALIHASRRLRRYFANHVIHVLTNYNIGNILARPEVSGRLAKWAIELGGHNVVFRPRPSIKGQVLADFMTEVPDDKDRECKAMEKAEKKQTEEPWLLYTDGASNEDGAGAGLRLVSPDKHEFTYAIRLDFKSTNNEAEYEAFLAGLRLAIKMGVRHIEAHVDSMLVAGQINGQYEAKGDIMALYLNQAKTLLQTFYSYKVHHINRSENKPADALSKLASTSFQHLAKDVRIEVLSNPSVPLREVSVIQTGTTSWMTPIIMYLQSGILPENKAEARKIQYKSEHYQMADGILYRKSYLGPLLRCVDADDANYLIREVHEGICGIHAGPRMVVAKVMNAGYYWPGMHLDAVKELRKCSGCQRHAPKTMRPKNELVPVTTAWPFQQWGIDMVGPFPEAPGAVKFIIVAVDYFTKWVEAKALASTTSAVVKRFIWEQIICRFGLPLRIITDNGTTFAADDLERWFKELNIEHTFSSVAHPQGNGQVEAVNKSIVDGIKARLGEKRRGCDPSRNRASISKIALHESDQ, from the exons ATGAATACAGAATGGGAAGAGGAGGAAGACGGCCCAACTTACAAGGCAGAATCCACAGTGTTCAGCAGACTTCCTCCAGAACACGAGGCATACAAACCAACCAAGCGCGCGGGGTACAACCCCAAAGCAGAGCATGATTACACCTTGAGCTATCGTCCTGAggacatggctgaaaattcaaaattcattccAGAAATCGCGTGCGCGACCATCGACAAAACGAAGTTACCACACAACGTGGGTAAATACAATGGGTTGACGGACCCAGACGATCACCTCCAGGTGTTTAAAGGTGCAGGAGCAACAGGCGAATGGAACTTACCAACATGGTGCCACCTGTTTGCCCAGACATTCGTTGGCGCGGCGCGCATTTGGTTCGACAACTTACCGGCTGGCAaaatcaaatcatgggtcgaCTTCCGAGAGAAGTTCCTGGCACACTTCTCTCAGCAACGAAGACAAGCCAGAGATCCAGGTGATTGTCTGAACATATGGAGAAAAGACTATGAAAGTGTAGAAGATTTCATTACAAGGTATAACAAAGAATGTCTAGAGATCGGAGACATACCAGAGAAAATGATGCGTGCACACTTCATGCGAGCGGTCAAATGCGACGATCTGGTTAAAAGAATCAAAGGGCGAGATGGAGGACCCAAAGactgggaaaccttcattgaagCGGCCAAGACCATTGCGCAGACAGATAGGCAACTGACCGGTGACGATCACC atACGGGCCACTTGACCGATGATTGCTTTAGCTTAAAGCAAGAAATCGAAAGAGCTCTAAGAGATGGAAAGCTCGGTCACTTAGTCAAAGGAGGAAAGCGCGATTACCGCCAGATACAACGAAGAGATGAAGGTCCAGACAACAAGAAGCTCAGAAAGCTCGAAACTCATATGGTGCAAGGAGGTCCACGACGACCAAGAAAAAACTTCAACAAGCGCGCCCAGGACGATTCATGGCGCGAGAAGCAAGTAGTGTTCCCAGTTGTCAGGGGAGGACCAAGAGAAAAGCGACCAATAGTCATTCCAGGGGTGATCGGCCACTACCAAACAGATTACATCTTTATTGATCCCGGGAGCACCGCAGACATCATATATGAACAGTGCTTCAATCAATTCGACCAAGAGGATAAGGCGCGCCTAGAACCAGTCGATTACccactaactggtttctgcaacgaggCCGTCTTTCCCCTAGGACAAATATCTTTCCCAGTATTGCTTTCTGATGGGAGAAATTCAAGAACCGAAGAAGTCACATTCATGGTGCTACCGGCACATTCAAGACATGACATCCTCTTAGgacgagaatcccaaggagatttcagcaTGATCTGTTCCGCACCACATTCTGCCATAGGCTTTCCAACCGAAACAGGCATTGCGTTGATATACGCAAGCAAGGAAGTGCTAGCAACAGATGAAATCAGGCCGGCAAAAACAAGCAAGCCCGCACCGCGCAAagaggcagaaaaatgggtattgaatAGCGCATACCCAGAACAAACAGTCACTCTGGGACCCGCAATGTCTGATCTAACGC CGGAACACCGGCTAAATGTCTCAGAGGATGCAAAGCCAGTAGTGCATACTAAACGACATCTGGGAGACATCAAACACGATGCAATGAAAGAACAAGTGTTAGAACTGCTAAACGCAGGAATCATCAGGGAAGTCCGGTACCAAACGTGGGTAGCAAGCCCAGTAATGGTAAAGAAACCAAATGGTAgttggagaatgtgtgtcgactacaaggatctgaacaaagcatgtcccCGTGACTGCTATGCTTTGCCAGACATAGACGAGAAAATAGATTCTTTGGCAACGTTTCGGTGGAAATGTTTtctggattgctacaaaggataccaccAGGTCCAGATGGCTGTTCAAGACGAGActaaaaccgcattccgcacgccAACGGGGCTATACTGCTACACCAAGATGTCGTTCGGCTTAAAGAATGCAGGTGCTACGTATCAATGGTTGATGAACGAAACATTCAGTGACGCCATCGGTAAATACATAGAGGTATACATGGATGATCTGGTAATCATGAGCAAGGAGGAGAGCGCGATGCTGGCAAATATTCAGAAAACCTTCAACACGCTGCGCAGCGTGAACATCAAACTGAATCCAGCAAAGTGCTCATTCGGAATGGAGGAAGGAAAGTTTTTGGGCTTCATAGTCACTAAAGACGGTTTTAAGGTGAACCCAGAAAAGGTCCAGGCCATAGAAAGGATGCCTTCACCAGCAAACGTCAAAGACATGCAAAAGCTCGCAGGACGATTGGCAGCACTCAATCGGTTCCTAGCTAACCACGCAGCAAAATCCTTCCCATTCATCAAGACCTTGCGCAACTGCATGAAGAAAAACCAATTccaatggactccggaagcagaaaATGCGTTCCGAGAGATGAAAGACTGTCTCATCAAGCTgccaactttaaccgcaccaaacaaaggAGAGCCTTTGGTCTTGTACCTCTCAACTTCTGACAGGGCCGTCGGAGCCGTATTGCTGGTTGATCGACAAGGTGTCCAAACACCTGTGTATTATGTGTCCAGAACCTTAACCGACCCAGAAACCAGATACGCAATCATGGAAAAGCTTGTCCTTGCACTGATTCACGCGTCAAGAAGGCTGCGCCGATATTTCGCCAATCACGTCATCCACGTGTTAACAAATTACAATATTGGGAATATCCTAGCAAGGCCAGAAGTATCAGGAAGGTTGgccaaatgggcaatagagctaGGGGGACACAACGTAGTCTTCAGACCACGACCGTCGATCAAGGGCCAAGTTTTGGCAGACTTCATGACGGAAGTCCCGGATGACAAAGACAGAGAGTGTAAGGCGATGGAGAAGGCTGAGAAAAAACAAACCGAAGAACCATGGCTGCTGTATACAGACGGTGCATCCAACGAAGATGGGGCAGGCGCGGGGCTACGGCTAGTAAGCCCTGACAAACACGAGTTCACTTACGCCATACGCCTAGACTTCAAGAGCACAAATAACGAAGCAGAGTACGAAGCCTTTCTGGCCGGCTTGCGTTTAGCAATCAAAATGGGAGTCCGACACATTGAGGCACATGTGGACTCCATGTTAGTAGCAGGCCAAATCAATGGTCAATACGAAGCCAAGGGCGACATAATGGCACTCTATCTCAACCAAGCAAAGACGTTGTTGCAAACCTTCTATTCttacaaggtgcaccacataaaCCGCAGTGAAAACAAGCCGGCAGACGCCTTAAGCAAGCTTGCGTCGACAAGTTTCCAGCACCTAGCCAAAGACGTACGCATAGAAGTTTTAAGCAACCCGTCTGTTCCACTCAGAGAAGTCAGCGTCATCCAAACAGGAACCACGTCCTGGATGACACCCATAATCATGTACTTACAGTCCGGGATACTTCCAGAAAATAAAGCTGAGGCGCGGAAAATCCAGTATAAATCAGAACATTATCAGATGGCAGACGGGATACTGTACCGAAAGTCATATCTCGGCCCGCTACTAAGATGTGTTGACGCCGACGACGCAAATTATCTGATCCGGGAAGTACATGAAGGCATCTGCGGCATCCACGCCGGGCCGCGCATGGTAGTGGCAAAAGTAATGaacgccggttactactggcccgGAATGCACCTCGACGCCGTGAAGGAATTAAGAAAGTGCAGCGGCTGCCAACGGCATGCACCAAAAACCATGCGTCCAAAAAACGAGTTGGTGCCAgtaacaaccgcatggccctttcagcaatggggcatagacatggtggGCCCTTTCCCAGAAGCTCCAGGGGCAgtcaagttcatcatcgtcgcggtcgattacttcaccaagtgggtggaagcAAAAGCACTTGCGTCAACCACATCGGCAGTCGTTAAACGATTCATctgggaacaaatcatatgccggTTCGGCCTGCCACTCCGAATCATCACCGACAATGGTACAACCTTTGCAGCAGATGatctcgaacgatggttcaaggAACTAAACATTGAACATACCTTCTCGTCGGTCgcacatccgcaagggaatggtcaagtTGAAGCGGTCAACAAGAGCATCGTCGATGGCATCAAAGCAAGGCTCGGTGAAAAAAGACGAGG CTGTGATCCCAGCAGAAATCGGGCTTCCATCTCCAAGATTGCTCTCCATGAAtctgatcaataa